The DNA window AGCAGCATTTGCCAGGGCTGCCACAGACGGGAGGCAGGCTTGGAGGGTATGAGTGGCTCTCTGTTGATCTGGCCAAAACTCCCACCTTTGTCTCCCACTCAGGAAAGTGAGTGAGAAGGGGAGTGACGTTACTCTGAGACAAAGTTAAATCCATTCTAAAAGTAAATCATTTACACATTCTAGTACATTAACTGCCATTAGTGACAAATAGCCTGTGACACAGCTCACAACTGGTTGAGAGCTGCCTGTCGAGCAAAATCTGGTTTGCAGCAATAGTGAGAGGTGGATCCTTCCTGGCCTGTTGCTCTGGCCTCAGAAGTGTTGCCTCTGTACCCCCTTTTCAGGCTCGTTCTTCATGCTTGAAGGGCCTCATCTCCGAACTGCCGCTTCTCTTCTATCTGAACCCCATACACGCTTCTGGCTTAATCTTCTCAACCTCCCAATTTCTTTGGGTTTACTTCTTCTGTAGTTCAAATCAACTCCAGACCTTCTCCGAGACCAGCAGGAGGCCGCCCCACCAGGCAGTGTGGATCACATGAAGGCCACCATCTATGGCATCCTGAGAGAGGGGTGAGTGGGGACCTCTCCCAACAGCAGAGTCACTTGTTCTAGCTTTGTTCCCCATCTTCCCTGCTCTTAACCCTCCCTTCCCTCATCTCTTCTCTCCCTTGCCTCCCCTTACCTTTGCATCTGTCCTTTCATCCTCCAGAAGCTCAGAAAGTGAAATCTCTGTGAGGAGGAAGGTCAGTTTGGTGCTGGAGCAGATGCAGCCTCTGGTGGTGAGTGGCCTTCTCATGGTGGAGGGAGGGCCCAGGCTTAGGGCCTCGTGTGCCTTGGGATCTGGATGTGGACTCActtctttccccactgtgtctctGGAAGATGGCTTCTCCTGGTTCTGCTAAGGCAAGGCAGGCTGAACTCACCCAAAAAGTGGAGGAGCTACAGAAAAAGCTGGATGAAGAGGTGAAGGTGAGGAGAAGATCAGAGGTGCGGGAGGGATGAAGGACCACATGGGAGAAGAAACTTGGCCTGGATGGGCCCTTCCAAGCCGTGGAAAGAGCGCTTGTGTGTCCTGTGAGATGAGACAAGAGTGTGTGCTAGTCCCAGGAAGGACTTTGGGGGGAGGAACTTGGAGCTTGGAGAGGAGGAACACATTCATCAGGGTTCCAGCTACTTTCCATTCTGTTCCTCTGGAAGGGCCTGTCCTAGCTCTGCCCCTtctactgtgcttagtcactcagttgtgtccgactcttcgcaaccccatggactgcagcctgccaggctcctctgtccgtgggattctccaggcaaggatactggagtgggttgccatgccctcctccaggggatcttcccaacccagggattgaacctaggtctcccacattgcaggcagattctttcccatctgagccaccagggaagcccagctttacCACTTACTGACTGTATAAatcttgagcaaattatttacctcagctcttttcatcattATCATAATGATGGCAATAatagtagctaacatttattgagttaaaTTATTGTAGTATGTACGATCCTGAGTAATATGTAATGATTACAGTGACCTTGTAAAGTAGGTATCCTGGACTCTTGTATGATAAGAAAGTTGAAGATCAGAAAGATGAAGTGAATTGCCCAAGGTGGTAAGTTGTagaggaattttaaaattcaggtcaGTCTTATGCTCAAGCCTTTgtactcctcttttttttttccccccatactgcttggcacagtggtaaagaatccacctgccaacacaggtgatgcaggagatgcgggtttgatccctgggttgggaagatcccttggagaaggaaatggcaacctgttccagtattcttgtctggaaaattccatagacagaggagcctggtagtctacagtccatgggtcacaaagagacacaactgagcacacacacatggttatTACCATGTAACGAATTACCTCAGAGCAAACGTCACCTGGTATCAGAGTGTCCAAGATCTGGAGCCACTTAACGGGGTAGTTGTGGCTCAGGACCTGTAATGAACTTCCAGTCAAGATATTGGCCGGGGGGTCTAGTCACTCGGATACTTGACCGGAGTTGGAGGATTTACTTCTAGCACGGCTTACTCAGTGGTGGCTAGCTGGGGGCCTCAGTTCCTTGCCACATGGACCTATTCATAGGGCTGCTTGAGTGTCTTCACAGTATGGTAACTACCTTCCCTCAGAGTGAGTGATTCAAGAGAGAAGGTAAGAAGGAAGCTGCAGTGCCTGTTTATGACCTCGTCTTAGAAGTGACACATCActtcctcctttttctatttgttaGAAGGGATAGCCTGTACTCAAAGGGAGTCTATACTAAGTCCAGCCTCTGCTCAAGGGGAGAGGTTTCACCTTTCGAAaggaatggtaaagaatctgtggaCATATTTTAAACCATTACAAATACCAAGGTTTCATATGAGGATTAAATGCAGATAATATACATAAGGTTCCTAGTTCAGTGCCTGTCACATAGTGAATATCAATAGGTGGTAGACATTTCCATTATTCCTGGTCCTTCTGAGAGGCTTGACCTACCCTTCACCTGTTttattctcctttccttttccagaaacGGCAGAAGCTAGAGCCGTCCCAGGTGGGGCTAGAACGGCagctggaggagaaggcagaagagTGCAGCCGATTGCAGGAGCTgctggagaggaagaagggggaGGCCCAGCAGAGCACCAAGGAGTGAGTGCAGCTGCTGGTGCACCCAGGGCTACGTGGGGGCCTCAGCCAGATTCAGAGACTCCCCCAGGGTTGGGGGAGACAGGGAAATCTCCAGAAGCTGAAAGGGGCAGATGGAGATGGTTAAAGATGGGACCTTTCTCTTTACCATTTCTACCAGATGTGCTAATAGTGCGTGAGTTAGGCAGCCTGGGTTTGCCCTGTGCATCAAgttcttaatctgtaaaatggggttaataatagtacctgcctcaccgaattgttgtgaggattcaatCGTTCATGTAGCAGAAGTTTTGCGATCAGTATTATATAGTAGGTACCAATCTAAATTCCTATGGTTCATCAGTGAACCATAAAGATGAAGCAAAGTTTCTAGTGAGGAAGAACAGATAGTAAACAACAAGCATATTATATAAGTAAATGTGTAACATGTGAGAAGGTGGTAAGTAGAGTAGGTTAAAGAATCTTAGGAGGGCTGGGTTGTAGGGGAGCAGGTTACAGTATTAAATCAAACAGGGGAGACATTGTTAAGATATGAACAAATGCTTGAAGGAAGTTTAAACGAATTACTATAAGTAAAGTGTTTAGAAAATGGACTGATACTTAATGCTCAATAGTGTTGTCTGTGATTGATTATTAGGCTCCAGAACATGAAGCTTCTCCTGGACCAGGGTGAAAAGGTACGGCAtgggctggagacccaggtgatGGAGCTGCAGGACAAGCTGAAACAGGCCCAGGGTCCTGAAGCTGCTAAGGAGGTGCTAATGAAGGTAGGGAGGAGGGTGTGTGTATTaattgtcatgtccaactctgcagccccatggactgtagcccgccaggatcctctgtccagggaattctccaggcaagaatactggagtgggttgccattcccttctccaggggaatcttccaacccagggatcaaacccaggtctcctgctttgcagattcGTTATCGTCTGACACCAGGGAAAGCCCAGGGAGTAGGGTGGGGTACCCTCATCTCCGTTCCCTTTCAGCAAGAGCATCCTTAAGTCTGCTCATCTGTAGTTTCCCCAAAGTATGGGGAGGAGGTAGCTGACTGTCTCTTTAGGGTGCTTTCAGGCAGGTTCAATAGTGGGGTGATACCAGAGACCAGAATGGTGGATTTCCTTTAGCCTAACTAGGCATTGTAGAGGGCAGAGAGCACCTGTTCACATGCCTAGCAGATTGGAGGtgctcaatacatattttttGACTAACTAGattaatgaatgagtgaattgaCAGACAGATGGATTCTAATATGGTCACCTCTGTACTTCCACCTTCACTTTCCCCAGGACCTGGTAGAGACCCGGGAGCTTCTGGAGGAGGTCTTGGAGGGGAAACAGCGGGTGGAGGAGCAGCTGAGGCTGCGGGAGCGAGAGCTGACGGCCCTGAAGGGCGCCCTGAAGGAGGAGGTGGCCTCCCGGGACCAGGAGGTGGAGCACGTGAGGCAGCAGTACCAGCGGGACACAGAGCAGCTTCGCCGGAGCATGCAGGACGCGACCCAGGCATGTGATGAGAGCAGGGCTGGAAAAAGGGCATCCCAGGGAAGGGGCCTGCCTTGAGGTCTTGGTatctggggattttttttttcctggtcatcACCGGAACTCCTGCTAAAAGACACATGTGAGATGTAATGAAAACCTTCGTCAGGAAACCTGTAAGGGCGGAGAGAAGGAGTGTGGGCCAGAAGTCCTGCCAGGGTGTGTGATCGAAGTCCCGTGGGGAAATAATGGAGGAGACTCCCTCTGGATGACAGAGGCACACTGTCTTGGGAGGAGAGTCTTGTGCTAGCACTGCGCCAGGCTCCCCGGGTGGCAGGGCGTGCAGCTGGCACGGTGCCCCTGGATCTGAGTCTTACCGTCTGCACTCTCACACTTTGCTCTGGAGTTAGCTCTTGCCTCTGAACCTCCTGGCCCCAACTCTCCTCTTCCCTAGGACCACGCAGCGTTAGAAGCCGAGAAGCAGAAGATGTCAGCCCTGGTGCGGGGGCTGCAGAAGGAGCTGGAGGAGACCTCAGAGGAGACAGGGCATTGGCAGAACATGTTTCAGAAGAACAAGGAGGAGCTGAGAGCCACCAAGCAGCAGTAAGGATAGTCCCCCCAGGAAGCTTGACCACTGTTCTTCTATCCCTGCTCTTCTCCGTCAGCTCTGTGCTCTTTCCTCTCCCATTTCTCAGACTGCCCTTCTCCGTGTCCACCTTCCTCCCTCTTGAGGGTGGGTGCCCAGTGTATTAACCTCCAGGGAGGTGGTTTTCATCGTTCTGCTGGCCTCTCCCCAGCAGGTGGCCCCACTCTGTTCCCTTTCCCTTTTATCTCACCTTGCTGGGCTCAGACTCCTGCAGCTGCGTATGGAGAAGGAGGAGATGGAAGAGGAACTCGGGGAGAAGATAGAGGCTTTGCAGAGGGAACTAGGGCAGGCCCGAACTGGTGCTGGAGATACTCGCCAGGTGGAGGAGCTCAAGAAGGTACTTGGAGGCTGGGAGGCAGAAGGGCAGGTTGGGGTGGTGGGCACGTGCCTCGCCCATCCACGAGGGCCTCCACACTGTCTCCCACTGCTTTGTTTTCAGACTTCCTCCTGCCTGCTCAGCCTTCTCTCTTCACAGCACACACTCCGGCAGGACTGGTCTCCTCATTCATTGTAGACATTTCTAATGGAAAGAACTCTCCATGGCCAGCTTGGGTTATAGCCAGAGGCTGCTGGCTGCCTCACAAGAGACCTCATGGGTAGCAACATTGAGGTGAATTTGTGAAACTCCAGGCTCCTTTTTGCAAGCTTGGAAACCTTATTTGGTTAGCATAGCAAGGGTTACTTAATCTTTTAGAGGGGACTCATTAACTACACTTATGAAACCAACATTTACAGTTAGAACACTGGCTTATTAACTTAAAATGAGCAGTGTTGTCACATGGATTGGAAAACTTGCAGTGCGTGGCCAGCTGACCTACATGGGAAGCCAAATTTTAATTTGACGGCTACTACAGAATCTAGACCCAGGGAACTAAATGTTTTTATCATGTGTGGATATTTTATAAACAatctcatgaaattaaaatgaacacagaaataatttcttaatatttctggTATTAGTttatgaaggacaagaaagcaatgcattatttcaaatgatttgaaagttagaaaatattttcattaattataattatagagAAGTGGCATTTATGGCCTCTTGAGAATCCTTCTGGGTCTACATTTCTTTGATTGTCTAGGCTTGatatgtagtaggtgctcagttaacAAGTATTAATTAATCAATGCTTGTTTATCATGCATTTACTATAAGACTACCTAATTGTAATCAGTaagcattatatttttatttttattttttttagcattatatttttaaatgagtaaagaAATATAGCTCTGAATGATGATTTCCCAGATAAATAAAAGCTTGAGCTTACACAAAATTTTTGgtggagaaaaagataaatgttaacCAGATATACTTAGGTGGTTGTGAAATCAGAAGTACTCCTAGTTTTTACTGTATTGTTATTAAGTTAACAAATAAAGATAGTCTGAAGTCTTTTCATTATATTAGCTGACATAGTGAACTTGGATATTCCTCTGGACAATCTCAATTGATTTATTATGCTAGGTAAAGCTAAAAAGCTGAAAAGTAATAACTACTGTTTCATTTATCTCgtatattaagtatattttattaactatttaatcaaCCTATAACATATACTTTAGGAAAACAGACTAACCCAGTCCACTGTAAACCATACTCtgtggtagttttctttttctttttagtcagTATGTTATTGTCTTATATAGAAGACTCACTATATACATATAACCTTTCAGCCTAATTATGATACTTTCTGAATTTCAGAAGTAGCTACTAGATAATTAGAACCggaaatcatattttaatatttttaaaaagaattcagatcAGCAAATCACACTAATATTTATTGTGTCACATACTTTGGTtttcagcatttgaaaaaaaatagctatttttattttattcatacacTCACCTGTTCTTAttccatataatttttttaaagtagagattTAATTCATGTACCATAAAAGTCACCCTTTTAAAGAATACAGTTTAGTGGGGTTTTGTACACTCACAGttttacaaccatcaccactatctaattatAGGATATTCTAATTACCCCAGGAAAGAACCCTGtatccattagcagtcactctcctCACTCCCGGGAGCCACTAAGCTGCTTTCTctctctatggatttgcttattctggacatttcatataattgGACTCCTGTAATATctagccttttgtgtctggcttctttcatctaGTATGTTTCTCCAGGTTTATCTGTGTTGTACCAACTAACagcatttcattactttttatggctgaataacattccactgcatggatataccacatttgtttatcttcatcagtttttaaacattttaaaatttatttgtggctgtgctggatcGTCATTGCTTTCtctggtctttctctagttgcggcaggtGGGGCTACTCCttgttgtggtgcataggcttctcattgcagtggctcctcttattgtggaacacaggctctaggcaagtGGGCTTCATTGGCTGCAGCACAGGCGCTTAGctcttgtggtgcatgggcttaattactctgtggcatgtggaatcttcctggatcaggaatagaacctgtgtcccctgcattggccaccagggaagtcttatctGTTCATTAGCTGGTGGACATTTGAGTCATTTCTCTATTTAGCTATAATGAATAATGCCACTCTGAACTTTCACTTACAGGATTTTTCTGAACATATGTTTATAtagttctcttgggtatatagctaggagtgaaattgctgggtcatatggtcacTTTATGGTTAACTCTTTGAAAGTGGAAGTCATtcattggtgtctgactctttgtgaccccatggagtgggtagccattcccttctccagggaatctgcccaacccaggtctcccgcattgcaggaagattctttacctgctgagccacaagggaagcccaagaactctTTGAGAcattgccaaattattttccaaagtggccatgccatttcacattctcaccagcaatgtgtgagagTTTGAGTTCCTCCACTCTCTGGTATCCCAAGCTGGCTCTGTCTGCCCTGTCACCATTTCCCTTCCCTTCTAGGAGCTGCACCGGACACAGGAGGAACTTAAGGAGCTGCAGGAAGAGCAGCAGAGCCGGGAGGTGGCAGGGCGACACCGCGAGCGGGAGTTGGAGAAGCAGCTGAGGGTCGAGGCTGAACGAAGCCGGGGGCTGGAACAGCAGAACCTCCAGCTGCAAAAGACCCTCCAGCAACTGAGACAAGACTGTGAAGAGGCTTCCAAGGCAAGGGGAGTGGGCATGGGGCTTAGGAGGTGGAGGCTGAGGGGTCTGGAGGGCTGAGGAGCCAGAGGGCGTGCAAAATGACCTATCATGGGTATGTATAGACCAAATACCACGGTCCTAGGTGTGTGCTTAAACGTAGCCAGGATGTGGCTGGGGAGGCCGGGCTGTACCTTGTGACACCCACTGCTTCTCTGTAGGGTGGGGTTCTCAGGGAAGCCTCTGGCTGGCGGTACCACCCCTCTTTCAGTCGCTCTCTGTGGGGTGGTTTTCCTGGGAGTTGTCAATGACCTCGAGCCCCGGGGTCTGAGCCACCTCTCTGAACCCGCCTCAGGCTCAGATGGCAGCAGAGACGGAAGCAGCAGTGCTGGGGCAGCGTCGAACAGCAGTGGAGACAACGCTTCGGGAGACCCAGGAAGAAAATGACGAATTCCGAAGGCGCATCCTGGGTCTGGAGCAGCAACTGAAGGAGGCACGAGGCTTGGCGGAGGGTGGGGAAGTGGCGGAGGCTCGACTTCGGGACAAGGTGCAGCGGCTAGAGGTTAGTGCTTTCGCTAACATCTTTGTCCTGTCCTCTGTCCTCTCATCCCTGGCTAAAtactggtggcccagacggtaaagaaaatgcctgcaatgcaggagacctgagttcaatccctgggtcaggcagatcccctggagaagggaatggcagcccactccagtattcttgcctggagaatcccatggacagaggagcctggcgggctacagtccatggggtcacaaagaggcggacatgactgagcaacatgaACGTGGAAATACTCAGCCATCACTTTTATTTTGCCTGTAATGTGTTTCTATTTGTCTCCCTAGCCCTCTGTTAACCTTGGGTTTGTTCCTGGAGTGTGCTTTGGTGTGAATGCCTCAGCCTTTGCACTAGTGTCTTTGTCCATCTCCCACTCTGCATGGTCTCTGATCTTGGTTGGTTCCTCTGAGCCTGTTTTCATTGTCCACCTTTTTCAGAAatatctcttcctcctccctcccatctaCTCACCTCCAAATGGCTTGAGCCTGAGCTTTGTGTCCTGTTGGTCCAACATCCCTCACCTTCCTCTCTCCCAGTCAGAGAAACAGCGGCTAGAGGAGGCCTTGAATGCAGctcaggaagaggaggggagcctggcagcaGCCAAGCGGGCACTGGAGGCACGGCTGGAGGAGGCCCAGCGGGGGCTGACCCGCCTGGGGCAGGAGCAGCAGGCGCTGAACCGGgcgctggaggaggaggggaagcagCGGGAGGCGCTCCGGCGCAGCAAGGCCGAGCTGGAGGAGCAGAAGCGCTTGCTGGACAGGACTGTGGACCGGCTGAACAAGGAGGTGGGGCATGGGCTGGCCCAGCCTCAGGAGGAGGCTCAGCTCATGTAGAAGCTTGCCTGGAGCAGTGGACAGGGGAGGGAATGGGGTCACAGCGTGTGGTGTTTGCTTTCCTCAAGTTCATTGTTGGGGAAGCCAAGGCCAAAGAGGCAGAGTGGCATCCTTCCTGCGTCCCCTGAGTGTTCTTGCCCTCCCCCGCCATCCCATTCCTTTACGGTCTAATCCTTGGAGActttctgtctcctggagttcctTTTAGAAGTCTATAAGACCTAAACATAGGAATCTTCATTGGTAGAGTTTTATATgtagaggaagggaagaaaaaggccTATGGTCCCTCCTTAGACATCTGTAAGACCTAAAAACAGGGATTTTCATTGGTAGAATTTTATatttgggggagggaaggagaaaggaagaaaaggaaataaattgctttttctcAGGTAAGATCATCCACCTAGTCTCTTATTTATAAAACTGGAGCAAACACCTATTTCATCAGTTCTAAAATGTACATTGTATCATCTCTGGGATTGATTTGTCTTATAATTGATGGTATGTTATAGTTCAGttggcaactttttttttcagtggtaTACCTTATAATAATCATTGGTATCATGGGTATGCTAAAATATGGTCATTTCAGGCTTACTTTGTATCAGGCACTGCTGTAAGTATGTGTATAATTAATTAAcataattctcacaacaaccttgtGATGTActgttattatcccattttacagatagggaacTGAGACTGAGAGGATAAGTGACGTGCCTGTGGTCGCACAGCTAAGTGGTAGAGCCGGATTTGAACCCAGGAGATCTATATATTACTCCCAGCCACACTAGGGACCTAGGTCCAGAGAGCAAGAGAGGGCTGCTTGGGCAGGAAGAACCTTGGGAGTCTGGGCCCAGAGAAGGGACCGAGGCATCTGTTAAAGACTTGCAGGGTTGAAAAggctcttctctctgtgtctcagctgGAGCAGATTGGGGACGACTCAAAGCAAGCCCTGCAGCAGCTCCAGGCCCAGATGGAGGATTACAAGGAAAAGGCTCGGCGGGAGGTGGCAGATGCCCAGCGCCAGGCCAAGGAGTGGGCCAGTGAAGCTGAGAAGACCTCTGGGGGGCTAAGCCGGCTTCAGGATGAGGTAGGAGCCTAAATGGCAGGATAGTGGGAATCCTCCCAGTGTTCTCATTGCCTCTTAATtaaatgtgtctgactctttgagactccatggactgtagcccaccaggcttttatgtccatgagattctccaggcaagaatactggagtgggtagccattcctttctctaggagatcttcctgacccagggattgaaccagggtctcctgcattgcaggcatactctttaccttctgagccaccagggaagtgaagtgaaagttgctcagttgtgtccaacccttcacggccccatggactacagagtccatggaattctccaggctagaatactggagtggg is part of the Odocoileus virginianus isolate 20LAN1187 ecotype Illinois chromosome 5, Ovbor_1.2, whole genome shotgun sequence genome and encodes:
- the CGN gene encoding cingulin, whose amino-acid sequence is MEQASTMAEPRGPVDHGVQIRFITEPVGEAEIGTLRRGGRRPAKDARANTYGVAVRVQGIAGQPFVVLNSGEKGGDSFGVQIKGANNQGAPGALSSDSELAESPYSQARDLPAPSQGSTSDEEPGAHWNGRLLRSQSQASLAGPALIGPDNRSTSMLELAPQGTSLGNTIDTAPLSSVDSLINKFDSHHGGQIRGRTGRRMRTLPPEQRKRSQSLDNRLPRDTLQERERRSPDHWIPGTKHDLRTGSSLGGFSRARQTQDWVLQSFEEPQGRAQDPAVLQFKSTPDLLRDQQEAAPPGSVDHMKATIYGILREGSSESEISVRRKVSLVLEQMQPLVMASPGSAKARQAELTQKVEELQKKLDEEVKKRQKLEPSQVGLERQLEEKAEECSRLQELLERKKGEAQQSTKELQNMKLLLDQGEKVRHGLETQVMELQDKLKQAQGPEAAKEVLMKDLVETRELLEEVLEGKQRVEEQLRLRERELTALKGALKEEVASRDQEVEHVRQQYQRDTEQLRRSMQDATQDHAALEAEKQKMSALVRGLQKELEETSEETGHWQNMFQKNKEELRATKQQLLQLRMEKEEMEEELGEKIEALQRELGQARTGAGDTRQVEELKKELHRTQEELKELQEEQQSREVAGRHRERELEKQLRVEAERSRGLEQQNLQLQKTLQQLRQDCEEASKAQMAAETEAAVLGQRRTAVETTLRETQEENDEFRRRILGLEQQLKEARGLAEGGEVAEARLRDKVQRLESEKQRLEEALNAAQEEEGSLAAAKRALEARLEEAQRGLTRLGQEQQALNRALEEEGKQREALRRSKAELEEQKRLLDRTVDRLNKELEQIGDDSKQALQQLQAQMEDYKEKARREVADAQRQAKEWASEAEKTSGGLSRLQDETQRLRQALQASQADRDTARLDKELLVQRLQGLEQEAENKKRSQDDKSRQLKSLEEKVSRLEAELDEEKSTVELLTDRMNRGRDQVDQLRTELMQERSARQDLECDKISLERQNKDLKSRLASSEGFQKPSASLSQLESQNRELQERLQAEEREKTVLQSTNRKLERRVKELSIQIDDERQHVNDQKDQLSLRVKALKRQVDEAEEEIERLDSLRKKAQRELEEQHEVNEQLQARLKALEKDSWRRASRSAAESALQREGLSSDEELDSVYDPSSIASLLTESNLQTSSC